One region of Primulina tabacum isolate GXHZ01 chromosome 1, ASM2559414v2, whole genome shotgun sequence genomic DNA includes:
- the LOC142549288 gene encoding transcription factor MYB59-like has translation MKRDSRYSQKEQGKMEKDETRKGPWTEEEDVQLVLYVNLFGDRRWDFIANVSGLKRSGKSCRLRWVNYLHPGLKRGKMSPHEERLVLELHSKWGNRWSRIAQKLPGRTDNEIKNYWRTCMRKEAQQQKKKKSVRSPSSPSPSNSSSSSSNSPTLEYPPVAETNERSFFDTGGLELVDQVPGEKKTGGEIGESSKVYSMDEILRSLEFAEENCNLTAQEMASSTFDYYPIDSLWSIDIEEETKMLMQPMGGHDLLNYFPCNNNNYNSTG, from the exons ATGAAAAGAGACAGTAGATACAGTCAAAAAGAACAAGGAAAAATGGAGAAAGATGAAACGAGGAAAGGGCCGTGGACAGAAGAAGAAGATGTCCAGCTTGTATTGTACGTGAACTTGTTCGGTGATCGGCGATGGGATTTCATCGCAAATGTTTCAG GTTTGAAAAGAAGTGGGAAAAGTTGCCGGTTGCGTTGGGTTAATTACTTGCATCCTGGCCTCAAAAGGGGAAAGATGTCCCCTCATGAAGAGCGCCTTGTTCTTGAACTTCACTCCAAATGGGGAAACAG ATGGTCAAGAATTGCTCAGAAATTACCTGGTCGCACCGATAACGAAATCAAGAACTACTGGAGGACATGCATGAGGAAAGAAGCTCAGCagcagaagaagaagaaatcagTCAGGTCTCCATCATCACCATCACCCTCAAATTCTTCATCGTCATCATCGAATAGCCCGACCCTGGAATATCCTCCTGTGGCCGAGACGAATGAACGTAGCTTCTTCGACACCGGAGGGTTGGAGTTGGTTGATCAAGTGCCTGGAGAAAAGAAAACTGGAGGGGAGATAGGGGAAAGCAGCAAAGTTTATTCCATGGATGAGATATTGAGAAGCCTTGAGTTTGCTGAAGAGAATTGCAACCTCACCGCTCAGGAAATGGCTTCTTCCACATTTGATTATTACCCAATTGACTCCTTGTGGTCCATTGATATTGAAGAAGAAACCAAGATGCTGATGCAGCCAATGGGTGGCCATGATCTTCTCAATTATTTTCCTTGTAATAACAATAATTATAACTCAACTGGCTAG